Proteins from one Fusobacterium periodonticum 1_1_41FAA genomic window:
- a CDS encoding YbgA family protein: MEFKKIRKDCEELWARNKYYVLSKSHKTYLEIREYLKEKEVNTLFINEKIERIRGIEESKKDFKNAILHVWGYFKNEATEIEKQVLHNLLEEYMRGKKDQKSVIEYINILLKKYPNEYLQKSTLLKGEEDETLA; this comes from the coding sequence ATGGAGTTCAAAAAAATAAGGAAAGACTGCGAAGAGCTATGGGCAAGAAATAAATATTATGTACTAAGCAAATCGCATAAAACATATCTGGAGATAAGAGAGTATTTGAAAGAAAAAGAGGTGAATACTTTATTTATTAATGAAAAAATAGAAAGAATAAGAGGTATTGAAGAAAGCAAAAAAGATTTTAAAAACGCTATTCTTCATGTATGGGGATATTTCAAAAATGAAGCAACTGAAATTGAAAAACAAGTATTACATAATTTACTAGAAGAATATATGAGAGGAAAAAAAGATCAGAAATCTGTAATAGAATATATTAATATTTTACTGAAGAAATATCCAAATGAATATTTACAAAAATCTACTTTATTAAAAGGAGAAGAAGATGAGACTTTGGCATAA
- a CDS encoding YeiH family protein gives MNSKLNGIILCLILALPAWKLGKEFPVVGGPVFGIIIGVIIALILKNRAKFDIGISFVSKKVLQYAVILLGFGLNLQTVISVGSSSLPIIISTISISLIVAYILAKFMNIPTKIATLIGVGSSICGGSAIAATAPVIDAHDDEIAQAISVIFLFNVIAALIFPTLGDILNFSNKGFALFAGTAVNDTSSVTAAASAWDSIHNTGTQVLDSATIVKLTRTLAIIPITLFLAVYNSKKNSNTKNFSLKKIFPMFIVYFILASIITTICNYFIEVGIITEDISMIINNVFSFLKYLSKFFIIMAMVAIGLNTNIKKLIFSGAKPLTLGFCCWLAVSLVSIGLQKILDLF, from the coding sequence CTTGGAAGTTAGGTAAAGAATTTCCAGTTGTTGGTGGACCAGTATTTGGAATTATTATCGGAGTTATTATTGCTCTTATATTAAAAAATAGAGCTAAATTTGATATAGGAATAAGTTTTGTTTCTAAAAAAGTTTTACAATACGCTGTTATTCTTTTAGGTTTTGGCTTAAATTTACAAACAGTTATTTCAGTAGGTAGCAGCTCTTTACCAATAATCATTTCTACCATCAGTATATCATTGATAGTTGCCTATATTTTAGCAAAATTTATGAATATCCCCACTAAGATTGCAACTCTTATAGGTGTTGGTTCTTCTATATGTGGAGGTTCTGCTATTGCAGCAACTGCACCAGTTATAGATGCACATGATGATGAAATTGCTCAGGCTATATCTGTAATTTTTTTATTTAATGTAATTGCAGCATTAATTTTTCCAACTCTTGGAGATATATTAAATTTTTCTAATAAAGGCTTTGCACTTTTTGCAGGTACTGCTGTGAATGATACATCATCAGTTACAGCAGCAGCTTCAGCCTGGGATAGTATACACAATACAGGAACACAAGTTTTAGATTCTGCTACAATAGTAAAACTTACAAGAACACTTGCTATAATACCAATCACTTTGTTTTTAGCAGTTTATAATTCTAAAAAAAATTCAAATACTAAAAATTTTTCATTGAAAAAAATCTTTCCAATGTTTATAGTATATTTTATTTTAGCTTCAATTATCACAACAATTTGTAATTATTTTATAGAAGTTGGAATTATTACTGAAGATATTTCTATGATAATAAATAATGTTTTTTCTTTCTTAAAATATTTAAGTAAATTTTTTATTATTATGGCGATGGTTGCTATTGGTTTAAACACTAATATTAAAAAACTTATATTTTCTGGTGCAAAACCTTTGACACTTGGTTTTTGTTGTTGGCTTGCTGTAAGTTTAGTTAGTATAGGATTACAAAAAATTCTTGATTTATTTTAA
- a CDS encoding sialic acid TRAP transporter substrate-binding protein SiaP, producing the protein MRKTSFLKMAILFGVMATSAFAAKYNLKMGMTAGTSQNEYKAAEVFAKELKKRSNGEIELKLYPNAQLGKDDLAMMQQLEGGALDFTFSETGRFSTFFPEAEVFTLPYMIKDFNHMKKAVNTKFGKDLFKKVHDKKGMTVLAQAYNGTRQTTSNKAIKTLADMKGMKLRVPSAAANLAYAKYTGAAPTPMAFSEVYLALQTNAVDGQENPLSTIKAQKFYEVQKYLAITNHILNDQLYLVSNITMEELPENLQKVVKESAEVAAEYHTKLFMDEEKSLKDFFKGKGVTITEPNLEEFKKAMKPFYNEYTKKNGKVGEDAIKAIDAVR; encoded by the coding sequence ATGAGAAAAACAAGTTTTTTAAAAATGGCAATTTTATTTGGAGTTATGGCTACTTCTGCTTTTGCAGCAAAGTATAATTTAAAAATGGGTATGACTGCAGGAACTTCTCAAAATGAATACAAAGCAGCTGAAGTATTTGCAAAAGAATTAAAGAAAAGATCTAATGGAGAAATTGAATTAAAATTATATCCTAATGCTCAATTAGGTAAAGATGACCTTGCTATGATGCAACAATTAGAAGGGGGAGCTTTAGATTTCACTTTCTCTGAAACTGGAAGATTTTCTACATTTTTCCCAGAAGCTGAAGTATTCACTTTACCTTATATGATTAAAGACTTTAACCATATGAAGAAAGCTGTAAATACTAAATTTGGTAAAGACTTATTCAAAAAAGTACATGATAAAAAAGGTATGACTGTTTTAGCACAAGCATATAATGGAACTAGACAAACAACTTCTAATAAAGCAATAAAAACTTTAGCTGATATGAAAGGTATGAAACTAAGAGTTCCATCAGCTGCTGCTAACCTAGCTTATGCAAAATATACTGGTGCAGCACCTACACCTATGGCTTTCTCTGAAGTTTATCTTGCATTACAAACAAATGCTGTTGATGGTCAAGAAAATCCATTATCAACAATAAAAGCACAAAAATTCTATGAAGTTCAAAAATATTTGGCTATAACTAACCATATATTAAATGACCAATTATATCTTGTAAGTAATATTACTATGGAAGAACTACCTGAAAATCTTCAAAAAGTTGTAAAAGAATCAGCTGAAGTTGCAGCAGAATATCATACAAAATTATTTATGGATGAAGAAAAATCACTTAAAGATTTCTTCAAAGGTAAAGGAGTTACTATAACTGAACCAAACTTAGAAGAATTCAAAAAAGCTATGAAACCTTTCTATAATGAATATACAAAGAAAAATGGAAAAGTTGGAGAAGATGCAATAAAAGCAATAGATGCAGTTAGATAA
- a CDS encoding LacI family DNA-binding transcriptional regulator gives MITQKELAARLGLSRTTIARAINNSPNINPETKEKILKLVKELGYEKNYVGTLLASKKKIIYSFIVESKNSYYTEQIKLGIQGAKKEYKHHNLEIIEIITDINKPVEQVLELKKLLDSNKQIDGIIIIPLDREKILNLINPYLEKIKFISMSVFLSKKIAYVGTDYQKCGRLAAEFLGKSLNVNDKVLVIDNGDDNISSKYYLNGFLDRANEDKMNVIGPIRKNGLEDSLVYLEELFKKENISSIFINRYAQDILLELPDDILRKQKNITTGIGNRIRKLIIEKKILATVADDVYGTGYKACQLMVDILYKEMGKKIKNIILEPKVLLIENLK, from the coding sequence ATGATAACACAAAAAGAACTTGCAGCTCGTTTAGGACTTAGTAGGACAACTATAGCAAGAGCTATAAATAATAGTCCAAATATAAATCCTGAAACTAAGGAAAAAATTTTAAAACTTGTAAAGGAATTAGGTTATGAAAAAAACTATGTTGGCACTTTACTTGCAAGTAAAAAAAAGATAATTTATAGTTTTATAGTTGAATCAAAAAATAGTTACTATACAGAGCAAATAAAACTTGGAATACAAGGTGCAAAGAAAGAGTATAAACATCATAACTTAGAAATTATAGAAATTATTACTGATATAAATAAACCTGTCGAACAAGTTTTAGAATTAAAAAAATTATTAGATTCAAACAAACAAATAGATGGAATTATAATAATTCCCCTAGATAGAGAAAAAATTTTGAACTTGATTAATCCTTATTTAGAAAAAATTAAATTTATATCTATGAGTGTTTTTCTATCTAAAAAAATAGCTTATGTGGGAACGGATTATCAAAAATGTGGTCGTCTTGCTGCTGAGTTCTTAGGAAAGTCTTTAAATGTTAATGATAAAGTTTTAGTAATAGATAATGGAGATGATAATATATCTTCTAAATATTATCTAAATGGTTTTTTAGATAGAGCAAATGAAGATAAAATGAATGTAATTGGTCCTATTAGAAAAAATGGTCTTGAAGATTCTCTAGTCTATTTGGAAGAGCTTTTTAAGAAAGAAAATATTAGCTCAATATTTATTAATAGATATGCTCAAGATATTCTATTAGAACTTCCAGATGATATTTTAAGGAAACAAAAAAATATCACAACTGGTATAGGAAATAGAATAAGAAAGTTAATAATTGAAAAAAAAATATTAGCAACTGTTGCTGATGATGTTTATGGTACTGGATATAAGGCATGTCAACTTATGGTTGATATATTATATAAAGAAATGGGAAAAAAAATTAAAAATATAATTTTAGAACCAAAAGTTTTACTTATAGAAAATTTAAAATAA
- a CDS encoding cyclically-permuted mutarotase family protein has protein sequence MGKKILYFLFFMFLSSLGYANQKTMSIEKNRLVWDYAGSLPAQKDFDKNIGTAGLLQGVIGNYVIVGGGANFPEVLEKGGKKVTHKDLYLLKDVNGKLETIDQIQLDYPIGYGASVSVKEENAIYYLGGSPDAEHMRDVLKVTVKNGKLKTEIYAKLPLGFENGVAQYKDGKIYYGVGKIENSEGKNVNSNKFYAFDLKTKETKELAAFPGEARQQTVGQILNSKFYVFSGGSNVSYVDGYAYNFKTNTWEKTADVVIDNEKILLLGANSIKIANDKMLVIGGFNYDLWNEANNKLTNLKDDELKNYKTAYFGAEPSWYNWNRKILIFDATKNSWKSIGEIPFDAPCGAALLMMNNNIYSINGEIKPGVRTERMYKAYIISK, from the coding sequence ATGGGTAAAAAGATTTTGTATTTCTTATTTTTTATGTTTTTGTCTTCTTTGGGATATGCAAATCAAAAAACTATGTCTATTGAAAAAAATAGATTAGTATGGGATTACGCTGGCAGTTTACCTGCTCAAAAAGACTTTGATAAAAATATCGGTACAGCTGGTTTATTACAAGGTGTTATAGGAAACTATGTTATAGTTGGAGGTGGAGCTAATTTCCCAGAAGTGTTAGAAAAAGGTGGAAAGAAAGTTACACACAAAGATTTATATTTACTTAAAGATGTAAATGGTAAACTAGAAACTATTGATCAAATCCAATTAGATTATCCAATTGGTTATGGAGCATCAGTAAGTGTAAAAGAAGAAAATGCTATTTATTATTTAGGTGGTAGTCCTGATGCTGAACATATGAGAGATGTTTTAAAAGTGACTGTAAAAAATGGAAAATTAAAAACAGAAATCTATGCAAAACTTCCTTTAGGTTTTGAAAATGGAGTAGCTCAATACAAAGACGGAAAAATTTACTATGGAGTTGGAAAAATTGAAAACTCTGAAGGAAAGAATGTAAATAGTAATAAATTCTATGCTTTTGATTTAAAAACTAAAGAAACTAAGGAATTAGCAGCATTCCCTGGAGAAGCAAGACAACAAACAGTTGGACAAATTTTAAATAGCAAATTTTATGTTTTTAGTGGTGGTTCAAACGTTTCTTATGTAGATGGTTATGCTTATAATTTTAAAACAAATACTTGGGAAAAAACAGCGGATGTTGTTATAGATAATGAAAAAATATTATTACTTGGAGCCAATTCTATAAAAATAGCTAATGATAAAATGCTTGTTATAGGTGGATTTAACTATGATTTATGGAATGAAGCCAATAATAAACTTACTAACTTAAAAGATGATGAGTTAAAAAATTATAAGACTGCTTATTTTGGAGCAGAACCAAGTTGGTATAATTGGAATAGAAAAATTTTAATTTTTGATGCTACAAAAAATTCTTGGAAATCAATAGGTGAAATTCCATTTGATGCACCTTGTGGAGCTGCATTACTGATGATGAACAATAACATCTACTCAATAAATGGAGAAATTAAACCAGGAGTTAGAACAGAAAGAATGTATAAAGCTTATATAATTTCTAAATAA